gcaataataaaatatttgtcattattCTGCACTTTATGGTAAACAGGCGAAGAGCAGGAAAGCAAATGTGCAACTATGCTCTGCAAACCCTGAATGTCaatatggaaaaatgtttctgcccAAATTTAGCCTAGCAAAGATGTTAAAAATCTGGGTTAGACATTTTGAACAACCATAACCAccaaaaatggaaatgttgtgACATGGATTCACACAGAGTGATATATTCCAGgctttcatttctgcttcttttaataataattacttgCAGTTCATGAAAACATGTAATACAGTTTCTAAGAAAATGAATGAcaatattacataaaaccaatataattttttttacataagtcTTAACTTACTGAAAAGTATGTGAACTGCATTGCTCTGTCTAGGTGTAATGGAAGCCCAGATTACCTTAATAGTAGCCTTCAGGTCATTTGCATTGTTTGGCCTCGTGTTGATCATATTCGTCTTGACAATACTTCATAGTTTTTGAGATCAGGACAAACCAGTTTGCTAGCCAATAAATCCCATGAATGTCATGGTGAGATAGCATGTGGGCGAGTCCCAAATCTTGCTGGAGAAAGAAATCAGCTTCTGTGGTTTGTCAGCAGGATGAATTGTTCTAAAAGGATCCTGTGAGTAACTGCCCAGTTCCTTCCCTCTTACAATACTTCTGTCATTCTCTCTGGTTCAGGACTGCTTTCAGTTGTAGCATGGATAAATCTGCGTGTGGCTCTTGAAGGTCTGCCCACCTGTTTTGGCTTCCTCTTTCTCCCAAACTGTAGAAGGTTATTTGTTTCACAATCCTCTCTCAAGGATAATGGTGTGCTTAAAGCACCTACTTGTGTGTCTTTTTCAACAGCATTCTTCCTTCCGCTTAACTTTTCTTTAAGATGCttgctgaaaacaaattttttagctattaaaattttttttagcttgacTGGACAATTGTCAGCTCAGCAGTTTGTTGTCCGTAGGGcttctgtaatatttttaattgtcttATAAATTGTTTTAGCTATAACCACTATAAGAAAAAAACGATATAAGGATATAACTCTGTGTTTAAAGTATAcatgagttttactttttaaattggaTTGCTGAAACACATTAGATGACGATAATCTAATTTGTTCCTGGTAAATTTTCCTTTCTGACTCGTTCTTTGTTTTCAGGCCAAAGCCAAAGCCAAAGAGAAGACGTATGAGTTCAGAAGAGAGGCTCCCAGAGGAATCCAGGTTTCCTATCCCATCCCGGAGCACGTCGTCACGCCGAGGGCCCGTGAGGGTTTACGGGCAGTGGTTCCCACCATCTTCCCTCCAAGCGCGGTCAACAGAGGGGAAAGCGTCCCGATTCGACCCCCAGAGCCGGAGAGGAGGCCCAGACCAGTTCCGCTGGAAGCTCTCCTGGACCAGGAGTCCAGGGGGTCCCCCAAAAAGCGAGGTCGCAAGCCGAAGCTACACCCACATTATGATCCGCATGACGCCAGCGGCTCCTCAGAGCCGGCCCCGAAGCGGAGCAGGTCACTGGAGGAGCAGTCCATCATGTCTCGACGCCTGCATCATCACGGAGAGACGTCGGATCACAGCCTCCTGCAGCTGACCAAGAGGTTTCAGGAGGAGACCACGATCACGCCGAAATCCAACAGCGAGCAGAAACACGCAGGGCTGTCGTACACATGCGCCTTCAGTCCAGGCGAGCGTAAAAGGGATCCAGAGGGACACAGGACTTACAGTTTGAGCAGGCTGGATTTTCCTCAGCACGGGAAGCTGAAGCGCTCCGCAGAGGAGCGGGGGCACCAAGCCGCTGTGCTGTCCTCACAGGCCGACCCGACCGCGCCCTCAGCCCCAACCTGGACCCCCTGTTACACCAACTGGGACACTGTGACGGTGACGGATGTCACCATGAACTTGTTGACTGTGACCATCAGAGAGAGCAGCACCGCTAAAGGCTTTTTCAGAGATTAAAGATGAGTATTTTCATGTTGTAGTTCACCGTGGAATATTAACGCGCAACTAACCAACAAACAGGCCTACTGTAAGACTATATCTTTTCTATGTAACTTTCAAACGTGTACATACAGATATTTAATACGCtgctggagaaaataaaaagaaacatgaattGTACAACGAAGACGTGTTGTTcgttttgaccattttttttttttttacagtatacAGTAGTTTTAACAACTAAATTTGAACTAAAACTAACGCACATACACCGATCATGCTTGAAGCAGTGattcaataaaaagaaaaagtaaagttaaGGCTCGGcgttgtttttaaatctgttctttaaggaataataaaaaacatatcacAAATTATAGTCTCTTTTGGACTAAAATAGCAAAGTGATCTTTCAGAGACAGATTTTCTGGAGTCAAAGTCTCAATAGATCTATGCATCACTTTCAAGAACCATGGCATGCtgatatgtcttttttttattattattcaaatcCTTTTTAGGTCTAAAATAATCCACTAATTTTACCCTCGCTTAATTGTGCTAACATTTTAGGCAGGTCCATCTAGACGTCCGACTTAAGTCtgatagagaatctgtggaggaaaaattagggtgatggcaaagaCGCCTTCCAAACTCAAAGACCTGGAGCTCTACACCAAAGATAAATCAATGGACTATCAATGGAGATAAGCAAACAGCTGGCCGACAGTTATaaggtttttgtttcaattaCTGAGAAGGGTATAAACAATTTTAATCATGGCGTTTAACTTTCAatatatttgatcatttctaaAGTTGTCTCATTGTCTCATCATGAATATTTAAATCTACAGCTACATAGATTGTGATGGAAGCATCACGCGGCGGGAATGTGACAGCATGACAACATTAGAAATTCCagttgaaagaaacattttagcaACCTTATGAGATTTTTCCTAGTGTTCTTTTATCAAGACTTTTAAGATTTTACTACCAACCCCGAGCCCGAATGCATAACGCTTTAGTCTTTCATTTAGAAAATCCTTTCCGACAGTCAGAGTTTCTTGTGAaactttatgttcttttttttaagagtcGCAGcgttacaataaaaaaaaaaaatagggtaATTTTACTGGCGCAGAGGTGTGGAATCTGGGTATGCATGCACAATGCGACGCATGTAGGGTCGGCAgaataaaattacttaattttgtttaattgaatTATAGAATCGCTGCTGATTacattttaagctttaaaaGAGATTGTTACACCGAAGGCAATTCTCAGAAGGACTCCAAAGGTCAGACGTGGCTGTAAACACAACAGCCGTTTTACGATATCTTCAAGTGAAACACATTGAATTATAATATGTGATAGTTTGAAAACCCAGTGAACCATGGTGTATTGTTCGCCCGAGGAAGCCCTGACCCCGCGACTTGGATAAACGAGATTTTTTCagcgttcttcttcttctttttttaatgcatcaaaTTATGTTTGAAGGGAAGCTTCGGGTTGAGATCGGGGGGGATTTTCCATTAATGTCATGCATCACCTTGATCCATTAGGCCTGCTGTGGAAGCCAGGCGTCTCTGTGACTCTGGGCACAAAGCCGCCATTCAGTTGACTTTACTTTCTCTCTGCGCAATCCTGGATAATCACTCTAACCAGTTTCTTTTGGCTTTATGCCTGTTCTTTTTAGCTTTACTTAAATGTgccatcaataaataaataaataaataaataaataaataaataataatctaaCAGTATTAACTTTAGCTCTCAATAAACCTAACAGTTGATCCGGTGAACCGACAAATATGATCAGAttcctgcatgttttcattaCTCTGATATGCAGAGTTCAGCGCAGAAACATGACATGAACCCCGAAACCttcatcagtttttttgttcCTCCTTAAAGCCTCTAAGAAGCAGTCTTCATGAACTGTTACGCGCCACTGGGTTTAACCTCCACAAGATGTCGCCAGGCACCACTAAGTACTTGAAAGATGGCCAAGTTCtttgtgtgtacgtgtgtgtaaaaaaaaaagaaaagaaaaaaaaaaaaacccgcaGCAGGTTAAAATGAAGTGGAACTGCTGGTCCTGGCTGGATTAATCATTGATGAAAGCTGGTAACTAATTCCACAAGGCTCTGCAGCTACAAAATTGCAGCCCGATGAGTTACAGCTCTCCTCTTTAGACCACCGCAGGTTGAGCTTTCCAGATGTGAGCAAATGTGTGCCTGTGCGTCTCCATGCCAGTAGGTGGAAAACAAACGCCACCACGCACCACTCCACGCTGCCATGCTCTATGTGTGCTCATAATTGATGTTATTTAATTAGGTGCTTAGATTTCATACTAATTATacgtttatctttttttttttaaataaatgtattgttctGAGTTCTGGGTCTACCagttaaaattagatttatttatttatttgctttttttatgtttttattttttttgatcatgcagctgcaatgaagttgcccagaaataaacacattttatggcGAAAACAATTGGAGTTTTTGGCTTCTCTCCCATTGCAACCTGTTAGCCCTTATAGACGCCCTTAACTCTGAAAACTCAGCTTCATAAGCAGACCTTAAACAGTTTCGGGAGTTTAAAGAACCTGAATGGACACTTCAGGACCAGTCTAAAAGTAAGATAATGGACCTCTTCGAGTGAGTGaatgctgctgcagaaaagCGCACTGCTCTCAACAGATGGCTGAAGCCTTTTCCAACTGACCGGGTCTTAAGAGAGGCAAAGACAAAAGGCTGCAGAGGCCAGCAGCCCCCCAACAACTGGATCAGGACTAATTGGatcctgagagagagagagagagagagtgagagaaagagagagagagagagagagagagcgcgcACTCTGCTTGTCCTCTCAGCTCGCTCTTCAGGTTTCTCTCGCCGACTTTTCAAACCATGCACCACTGTCGGCCTCTCCGTGGATTTCTCTGGAGATGTTGCCAGCTGTGATCATTCTCGCCTGTCTGCCTGTCCTGGCTCTTCATTGTGCAGCTGATCTGTGCAACTGGACTGGAAGGTGAGCAGCTTCTCAGATTTAagttgggaaataaaaaaataacagagtgGAAGTAAACTCattgaacaggaaaaaaaaattatatatatatatatatatatatatatatatatatatatatatatatataaaggggGGTTCAGTTTGAAAACAGGTCAAATagcaacataaacagaaaagtaaaaaaaacaaaaaacattttgggtagttgtacaacaaaagaaaactatagTCTATTTAATGATTCTAACAGTTGAGTGtgttgttttaacatttcacaGTCGCTGTTGATGTGTTGGaataagttatttaaatgttttactgcaaCTGTAATGAAGActgaagctggttcagttgtggATAAACAATCACTCCAGGGTGTCGGGTTAGAACAGCTGATATATATGTTCAGCAACTATCAGCTGTTATATTTCGTCAACGggtagtttttaaaaacttttcacgCAATAACCTTTGTCCATTCATCGGTGTCgctagagtaaaaaaaaaaaaaaaaaagctgctaaaaCCCATTCATTTGTGTGCAGCGGTTTTGCAGCTGGCGTTGACCGCAGGATCGTTCTCCAGGTGCGGCTTCGCTGCACGGAAGGTCTCGTGAGCTGGGTCTACCCGGGTCAGGCTCTCAGAGTGGCGCTCGAGCCCAATTTGTCGTCCATCCGGTACAACACGGTCTGCATCCAACCGTCTCCATCCCTCAGCGGAGCCAGCGTTTTCATTGAGCGGGCCGGAGAGCTGGACCTGCTGGAGACGGAGGACGGCGGGCGCACCGGGCGGCAGGTGTTTTGTTTTCGGGCGGATGAGCCGCACAGTCCGGTCATCTACCTCCAGGCCGGACCGCAAAGTCCAGGAACGTGGATCAGACGCACAGTGGGCTTCAGATATGAGTTGCTGCGCAACAGGGGCGTCTACGGTGAGTTGGGGCGTGAGTGTCGACACTTTTCATTGAGTTTAACAGATTtaatttggtgctgctgtttGAACACGAGTTTAGGAGTAGCTTAttggtcaataaaaaaaaaatcttaaagaaagaaagaaagcgtTTTGTCAATAACACAATTATCACACCTTTCATTTTTGTAAGGACAGTTTCTAACGTAAATTATGAATGAGCTCAGTGTAATAATGTTACTTCTCGTTGTAAGAAGTTGAACAGGCGCTCAGATTAGGACagataaatctaaataaatgacCATTTTTAACCCATGTTGAGAAAGGAAGTTTTATGTTCTATCTCTTATTATTTTAAGCTTATTATTGACAGCTTAAATAATGTCAATAACCCTAACGCTAACcgtttttgcaaaaaaagagaaaaaattaaataaataaaacaaataaatacaattaaaacaaataaagggaCAAGTGAGTTATATGGAAtcctggattttaaaaaaatcccaatcttgtaataaacataaatatatggTAATCCTTTTCTTTCCTAATACTAATAGTCTTCAAAGTAcacttttaattcaataaaatagaTTTACAACTAGTATTTtaagttcaatttaaaaaaatagatcaaaatgaaatgtgGAGCCACACAagcaatataaaacaaaaacaaaaagcatttaaacTCTGATTTTAAGTCACTTTAAGTCCTTAAAGTAAAATAGATGACAAGTTAGTTTGCAtgtcaaaaaaatactttgcttatttgttttccatcatttttatttgacagcaTAAGGACCAAAATGTACATGAATACAGAATTTTTGCTCTTTATAATTTCCCATTTGATCTTTAAAATTGTCTGGACAGTTCAGCAAGACTTTCAAGAGAGCTGAAGTTCACATTTGAAAAGGAATAGCAGCATGACAATatcatgatttattttctttttttctttgggcGGAAGCAAAATGAGTTTatgcaaaaggagaaaaagtacTGGACATAAAATAGATCTCTGAGGACCTTCACATATGAGGGCACAGCTACACATTTCTGTCAAAGCCAAGAACTCTGATATAAATATCTGGGTGTCTCCCTACACTAGGGTGTAAAAGAACTAAACGTGCAtaatcaaaagttttaaaagttttaaaagtccaGGGGGAAAATCTGGACATCTTATCTTCATATATTGGTTCCTTCCAGCTCGTTCTAGGAATGTGTTCCCAGGCGAGaaagaacatttaatttatttaatatttaatattttaggtCACCTTTGGTGTCTGTTCTTCCAGAGGTATGTGTTTGGAAAACCTCCAAATGAAGACGCCCAAGCAGTTGATCAGATGTTTATCAGACTCTTTTCTATGCGGAGGATAATCTTTCACTTAGTGAAGTAATTTCAGCTGTAGACCAACAAGACCTTGGGTGTTTAGTCTCAGTTCTTCCTTCACCACAAAAGACAAGGCCCAAGTCATTGTCTGcagaagccaaaacaaaaacagaaacagacgcaaaagtgattaaaaacacatgaatataTATTAAAGCCAGGCACAGAAATAGTGCTAATTTAACAGAGCCGAGTCGTGCTGAGAGGAACGAGCAGCTGCTggtcagtctggtgttttgtcTGGTTGTCTGGTTTCCATCAGGACACAAAGCAGAGAGGACGCAGCAGACCACAGGGTGGTCGGAGGGCACCGGGCCAGCAGGCCTTCATTCAGcacaaaaatactttgcagaTTCCACAAATGCCTCATCTTTGTGCCTGTCTGTTTATTAGCATTTATCCAAGTGTGCGGGCCATTCCTGGCATGCTGATGTCATCCCAGGCCCTTTATAGACAGCTGCCTGTTTATCTTTTCTGTATTAGCAGGCTAGCAGAGCATTTGACTCCTGCAGTCCTCTGCTTCAGCACGAGGTCATTCAATTAGGTCTGCACAAAAGAAGTCAAACACGGGGTCACTACTGGCGTGGGGTTTATATGTGGAGGTGATGCTGTAGGCGGAGTGCAAACGCAGGAGCAAATGACATTCCACTAACTAAACCATGGTGCTTGGAGATGAATGGAGATGGTGTGCAGGTCAGGGAAGAGCTGACAACCTACTCTCAGGCATAATGGGTAAAGGCATTTCAGAGGGAAGGAGCGATGTATTGATTGAAAGTGgaaaaatgagtcagaaaacaGCTTCTATTGACACGTTGTGCCCATTCTGTCCACCCACAGCTTCATGCCGACCCTGCAATGACACAGAATTGCTCATGGCTGTTTGCAGCAGTGACTTTGGTGAGTACATGCAGGATTTGACACAAAGTAACCCACATCTGTTTGAGGAACCACTCACAAATCAAAACGTTTCACTTTATTCATAGTGAAGATGAAGACATTAATCaataagtatattttttttatgtctataGCCAGTCagacaataaatgaataattttgggggTGTAATTCAGAGTTGCAATATTTATCTTAAAACAGAATGCAACGGATTTCTGCAGAATGCTGAGccaaacagttaaaaaaaaaaaccagataAAATTTCAACACTTTACCTCTGAGTTGCATCACTGTTTTGTTGCAACCCACCACAGAAATAAATTGTAGCGGCCCAGCAAAGTTTTGGGAACTGAAAACACCAAATGCTGAAGTTTTACAAGTGGTTCCCTTTATTCACATACTGTATTTTAACTGCAGAAGAcgacaaaatattatttttaataaaactatttattaataCTGACAGTCACACTCCatgagtttgtaaaaataatactgaaaaaaatatatatcttgtATTGCAACAGCATAATCTCATAATCTTATATCCAATTTGAGTATATTTATTTAGTAGGGAAAATAAATCCTATTTTAAAAGAGAAACCACAGAATTACTGCCACAATTATGCTGGtgagtttgacactcctgaGCAACCTCATGCTTCTACCAGTCACATTGGGCCACGCCTTCTACAAATGGCCAAATCAAGGATGGAAAACAGAAGGAGGGTAAGAAGCTGAATATTTGTTCACAATGGTAAAGCACAGAGCTGTTAGTATTGTGTTTGGAGGAAACACCAAAATGTATTGTAACATGAGATTTTAGATAAACATTAAAGCTGGGCTGTAACGTGTTGCAAGTTCTTAATTTTGGCCTGCTGTCTACTTGATTTTGATACTCCTCGTCTAGAGAGACTATAGAAAGTGGAATGCTCTCTCCATGTATGATCAGACAATGTGAAAACTTCCTTACATCCTGAAATGAATCAACATTATCCAAGTTGAGCATCATTCATAAAACACACTTAGTTTTTCAGCATGCACATTAGTAAAAACAGGCACTTTTGGACAAAACTCCAACCACTAGATGTCAGCAAAGTGATTTTTTAGTATGTGCAGAATGTGCCACAACAGGCATTAGTGGTATATCTACACTACCTTGGATGAGGTGTATTTGCTATGAATTGTCTACAAGGTGTCAAAAACTGTCCTGCTAGAAAAAGGCATCTTACACATCTTACAGGTGCCATCACAGTGGCACCTGTGatgtttataaattttttttatttttttaaggatgtatttttaattttttttgcagtggtTCGAGGCTACATCAAGAATGTCTTCCATGACTCTAGAAGGCAGTCATCACTAGTGGAGGTGTTGACAACAAAGGTTTACTGGCAGCGTAGTGGAGTGTTTGTGCAACAAATGCGTCCATCTATGTCCCCTCAGTCCTGGCATGGACACATCCGGACTCTCCTGCAGTGTCACGTAAAGCCTGGGGACGGACAGTTCCTCTTCACAGGGTCAGAGCACTTTGGGGAAGCTTGGTTAGGGTGCGCCCCACGCTACAAAGACTTCCTCTCCGTCTACCAGAAGGCCAGGATAGGACGAAGGACTTCCTGCGACTTCCCTCTGGACTGAAGAGGTGTGTGGTTTTTGGACCCAAATGAACTCTGTAATGGCGCTGCGGGAACCTTGTAAAGCTGTCATGTGCCAACAAGGTGGCATCAAGGTTCAGCAGCAGGGACACAACTGTTGAAATGCTGCTGAGAAACACAtgtggaggagaagaacagCAGGGCCTCCTGAACTGGGGCTCAGAAAGTGGCcgcctttgtctgtctccaATCACTGCCTTTAGTCCTGGCAGACTTACGAGGGTTTGGGTTGCTGCTCTCTTTTTAAGCTCTCCTCACATTAGCTGTTGTTCACTTTGCGGTCTCTGTGCAAACGGTGCTCTATGATCTGAGGAGGGAGGGAAGACAAAGGTGGGCTATTTGTCCTCACAGCTTGGCTTTGTGAGTTTAGGTTTGTACACACATATGCCTGTATAAGTTTATGTTATATTGTTTCCCATCATGgcaatttagtttagttttatttgtttccaaactgacaataaaattaaaagttactgatattcacatttttattttatttttttgaagtttatacaatgttttctacattttgtcaaataacaACTGTAGtgtattttagttaattttttgtGACACAGTCAGTCCAACATAAAGTAATGCATGATGATAAAATAGGAGGTTTAGATATACATGTATATCCAGTCCATTCGTCAACTTTGTGGAAATactttttgctgcagttcttttgtttttatgcttcaATCAACCTTCTGCCTCTGgtgactgatttgttttttcctatTATTCTTTCTAAAATCACTCAAGCTCTATCAGATGGGATGGAGAGCATCTCTAAACagtgtttttcagctttatatTGGATTTAAGTCTAAACTTTAACTAGACCATGATAACACATGAAAATTATTTGATCTAAATAACTCCATCTTA
The DNA window shown above is from Xiphophorus couchianus chromosome 16, X_couchianus-1.0, whole genome shotgun sequence and carries:
- the LOC114160332 gene encoding meteorin-like protein: MLPAVIILACLPVLALHCAADLCNWTGSGFAAGVDRRIVLQVRLRCTEGLVSWVYPGQALRVALEPNLSSIRYNTVCIQPSPSLSGASVFIERAGELDLLETEDGGRTGRQVFCFRADEPHSPVIYLQAGPQSPGTWIRRTVGFRYELLRNRGVYGELGRESSCRPCNDTELLMAVCSSDFVVRGYIKNVFHDSRRQSSLVEVLTTKVYWQRSGVFVQQMRPSMSPQSWHGHIRTLLQCHVKPGDGQFLFTGSEHFGEAWLGCAPRYKDFLSVYQKARIGRRTSCDFPLD
- the cbx8a gene encoding chromobox protein homolog 8a isoform X2 produces the protein MELSAVGESVFAAESIIKRRIRRGRWEYLVKWKGWSQKYSTWEPEENILDERLFAAFEERERERELFGPKKRGPKPETFLLKAKAKAKEKTYEFRREAPRGIQVSYPIPEHVVTPRAREGLRAVVPTIFPPSAVNRGESVPIRPPEPERRPRPVPLEALLDQESRGSPKKRGRKPKLHPHYDPHDASGSSEPAPKRSRSLEEQSIMSRRLHHHGETSDHSLLQLTKRFQEETTITPKSNSEQKHAGLSYTCAFSPGERKRDPEGHRTYSLSRLDFPQHGKLKRSAEERGHQAAVLSSQADPTAPSAPTWTPCYTNWDTVTVTDVTMNLLTVTIRESSTAKGFFRD
- the cbx8a gene encoding chromobox protein homolog 8a isoform X1, with amino-acid sequence MGCAELNSPGEDVKGEGRNNKSGRNRRGCMVNHGAVGCRRERLCSRVHHQTADQTGSLGISGEMEGLVSEVSTEKQQRQQRRTALHPGRSYNCSAWYSTWEPEENILDERLFAAFEERERERELFGPKKRGPKPETFLLKAKAKAKEKTYEFRREAPRGIQVSYPIPEHVVTPRAREGLRAVVPTIFPPSAVNRGESVPIRPPEPERRPRPVPLEALLDQESRGSPKKRGRKPKLHPHYDPHDASGSSEPAPKRSRSLEEQSIMSRRLHHHGETSDHSLLQLTKRFQEETTITPKSNSEQKHAGLSYTCAFSPGERKRDPEGHRTYSLSRLDFPQHGKLKRSAEERGHQAAVLSSQADPTAPSAPTWTPCYTNWDTVTVTDVTMNLLTVTIRESSTAKGFFRD